The Trichosurus vulpecula isolate mTriVul1 chromosome 3, mTriVul1.pri, whole genome shotgun sequence genome includes a window with the following:
- the LOC118842943 gene encoding olfactory receptor 1J4-like, translating into MERENKTSISEFLLLGLPIRPQHHILFYILFLSMYLTTVLGNLLIIFLIRLDSHLHTPMYFFLSHLAFTDVCFSTVTTPKMLVNMQTGSQSIPYNGCISQTYFFIFFTDLDSFLLTAMAYDRYVAICHPLHYTTVMSQSLCCLLVVGSWILSCASSFSHTLLLARLSFCAENAVSHFFCDLATLLKLSCSDTSLNELVMFTVGTIVIMLPLICVLVSYIHIVATILKIPSTNGTCKALSTCGSHLSVVSLYYGTIIGQYLFPSSRNSNIKDIISAMMYTVVTPMLNPFIYSLRNRDMKGALRRILNRTIFSSQ; encoded by the coding sequence ATGGAAAGGGAGAATAAGACAAGTATCTCTGAATTCCTCCTCCTGGGACTTCCTATCAGACCACAGCATCATATTCTGTTCTACATTCTTTTCCTGAGCATGTATCTCACCACAGTCCTGGGGAACTTGCTTATCATCTTTTTGATCAGACTGGACTCTCACCTTCATACCCCTATGTATTTCTTCCTCAGTCACTTGGCCTTCACTGATGTCTGTTTCTCAACAGTCACCACCCCAAAGATGTTGGTGAACATGCAAACAGGGAGCCAGTCCATTCCCTACAATGGCTGCATCTCACAGACgtatttcttcatattctttacTGATTTGGACAGCTTCCTGCTCACTGCAATGGCTTATGATCGCTATGTTGCCATCTGCCACCCTCTCCACTATACCACGGTCATGAGCCAGAGTCTCTGCTGCCTGCTGGTGGTTGGGTCTTGGATCCTCTCCTGTGCCAGCTCTTTTTCCCACACCCTTCTCCTGGCCCGACTGTCCTTCTGTGCAGAAAATGCTGTCTCCCATTTCTTCTGTGACCTAGCTACCTTGCTCAAGCTGTCCTGCTCAGACACTTCCCTCAATGAACTGGTCATGTTTACTGTGGGAACAATAGTCATTATGCTTCCATTAATATGTGTCCTTGTTTCTTACATACACATTGTTGCCACCATCCTGAAGATCCCTTCTACCAATGGGACTTGCAAAGCATTGTCTACCTGTGGCTCACACCTGTCTGTAGTGTCTTTATATTATGGGACAATCATTGGCCAgtaccttttcccctcctccaggAATTCAAATATCAAAGACATCATCTCTGCCATGATGTATACAGTGGTGACTCCCATGTTGAATCCCTTCATTTACAGTCTGAGGAATAGGGACATGAAGGGTGCTTTGAGAAGGATCCTTAACAGAACAATATTCTCCTCTCAGTGA
- the LOC118842205 gene encoding olfactory receptor 1Q1-like codes for MESSNWTSVSHFILLGISTHPEEQIPLFVLFLSMYIINVSGNLIIIILTISTTHLHTPMYFFLSNLSLADIGFTSTIVPNMLLNIFSDTKTISYIGCLTQVYFFISFAAIENFLLAVMAYDRYVAICQPFHYPVVLTRRLCAQMVTSCFTLSQLHALLHTTLMTKLSFCANNQIHHFFCDLYPLMKISCSNTYINTLVIQTEGVVIINGSLTFIIISYACIISTILHIPSATGKWRAFSTCGSHLTVVVLFYGTLTWVYFRPLATYSVTKGRIVTVMYTVVTPMLNPFIYSLRNVDVKAAFRKWLERIWHSGLK; via the coding sequence ATGGAGAGCTCCAATTGGACCAGTGTCTCCCATTTCATTCTCCTGGGGATTTCCACCCACCCAGAAGAACAGATCcctctctttgttctcttcctctctatGTACATCATTAATGTGTCTGGGAACTTGATCATTATCATATTGACCATTTCCACCACTCACCTCCACACGCCTATGTACTTCTTCCTCAGCAACTTGTCCTTGGCTGACATCGGCTTCACCTCCACTATTGTCCCCAACATGCTATTAAACATCTTCTCAGATACAAAGACCATCTCGTACATTGGCTGCCTGACCCAGGTATACTTCTTCATAAGTTTTGCTGCTATAGAAAATTTCCTTCTGGCAGTAATGGCATATGATAGATATGTTGCCATCTGTCAACCTTTCCACTACCCTGTGGTCCTGACCAGGAGACTGTGTGCTCAGATGGTAACCTCTTGCTTCACTCTCTCCCAACTCCACGCCCTCCTACATACCACGCTCATGACCAAATTGTCCTTCTGTGCTAACAATCAGATCCATCATTTCTTCTGTGACCTCTATCCCCTGATGAAGATCTCTTGCTCTAACACCTATATCAATACCCTGGTAATTCAAACAGAAGGAGTTGTCATCATCAATGGGTCTTTGACATTCATCATCATCTCTTATGCCTGCATCATCTCAACTATCCTCCATATTCCTTCAGCCACTGGCAAGTGGAGAGCCTTCTCCACCTGTGGATCACACCTAACAGTAGTGGTTCTATTCTATGGGACACTTACCTGGGTCTATTTTCGGCCCTTAGCCACCTATTCAGTCACAAAGGGACGCATTGTGACGGTTATGTACACTGTGGTGACCCCCATGCTAAACCCCTTCATTTATAGCTTGAGGAATGTTGATGTGAAGGCTGCCTTCAGAAAATGGCTGGAAAGAATATGGCACTCAGGTCTCAAATAA